In a genomic window of Caloenas nicobarica isolate bCalNic1 chromosome 1, bCalNic1.hap1, whole genome shotgun sequence:
- the LOC135984560 gene encoding solute carrier family 25 member 33-like: MPQRSTLLHLLAGGCGGTAGAILTCPLEVVKTRLQSSQVTLRPLFLSEIHLPGMSVRLMNPTPPSPGMLKLMRAILEKEGMRSLFRGLGPNLVGVAPSRAIYFAVYSGVKERLNAVLVPESKKVHMLSAACAGITSSTLTNPIWLVKTRMQLEARVKGEMTSNALQCAMRVYHTEGLRGFYRGITASYAGVSETIIHFVIYEALKQQLRNSHHSLSPPLTLSPNSHDFFGLMGAAAVSKACASCIAYPHEVIRTRLREEGSRYRSFIQTLQLVVHEEGPLALYRGLLAHLIRQIPNTAIMMATYELIIHLASSTL; this comes from the exons ATGCCGCAGCGCAGCACTTTGCTCCACTTGCTCGCCGGAGG ATGTGGTGGTACAGCTGGAGCCATCCTGACTTGTCCCCTGGAAGTGGTGAAGACACGTCTGCAGTCATCCCAAGTGACACTGCGGCCTTTATTCCTCTCGGAGATACACCTGCCAGGGATGAGTGTGAGGCTGATGAACCCCACCCCACCGTCTCCTGGAATGCTCAAGTTGATGAG GGCCATCCTTGAGAAGGAAGGCATGCGATCCCTGTTCCGAGGTCTGGGTCCAAACCTTGTTGGGGTTGCACCTTCCCG GGCTATATATTTTGCTGTCTATTCTGGTGTTAAGGAGAGGCTTAATGCTGTCCTTGTACCAGAGTCCAAGAAAGTACACATGCTATCAGCAGCCTGTGCAG GCATTACCTCTTCCACACTCACCAACCCTATCTGGTTAGTGAAAACCAGGATGCAGCTGGAAGCCAG GGTGAAGGGGGAGATGACCAGCAATGCACTCCAGTGTGCCATGCGTGTGTACCATACTGAAGGCCTTCGTGGATTTTACCGTGGTATCACTGCCTCCTATGCTGGAGTGTCGGAGACCATCATACACTTCGTCATCTATGAAGCATtgaaacagcagctgagaaacagccATCATTCCCTTTCCCCACCACTCACACTTTCACCAAACAGCCATGATTTCTTTGGACTaatgggagctgctgctgtctccaAAGCATGTGCTTCATGCATCGCATATCCACATG AGGTCATTCGGACACGGTTGCGAGAAGAAGGGTCACGATACCGTTCCTTTATACAGACTCTGCAGCTTGTGGTCCATGAAGAGGGACCCTTGGCTTTATACCGAGGGCTCCTGGCTCACTTAATCCGCCAGATCCCAAACACAGCTATCATGATGGCTACCTATGAGCTCATCATACATTTGGCCTCTTCCACCTTGTGA
- the CLSTN3 gene encoding calsyntenin-3 yields the protein MGDPRPRVAVLLPLLCLCAALPGSASNKANKHKPWIEAEYQGIIMENDNTVLLNPPLFALDKDAPLRYAGEICGFRIHGAGVPFEAVILDKATGEGLIRAKELVDCEAHKEHTFTIQAYDCGEGPDGANTKKSHKATVHVRVNDVNEFAPVFVEKLYRVAVTEGKLYDRILRVEAIDGDCSPQYSQICYYEILTPNIPFLIDNDGNIENTEKLQYSGDRLYKFTVTAYDCGKKRASDDAQVEIQVKPTCKPSWQGWNKRIEYIPGAGSLALFPSIHLETCDEPLWNIQATVELQTNHVAKGCDRDNYSEKSLRKLCGAASGEIDLLPVPSPTVNWTARLSVHYSQDSSLIYWFNGSQAAQVPVVNGPNAHERLSDHFTLSVWMKHAVVPGKGRREEETVICSTVQNEDGYSHYSLAVHGCRIAFLYWPLLESARPVKFLWKLEQVCDDEWHHYALNLEFPTVTLYVDGVSYDPALIHDNGLIHPPRQEPLLMIGACWTEEKNKEKVKGNENSTDAVQGDPLLIHHYFHGYLAGFTVRPGSLESREVIECLYACREGLDYSDFDSLGKGMKVHVNPSQSLLTLEGDDVETFNHAIQHVAYMNSLRFATPGVRPLRLKTTVKCFSEESCVSIPDVEGYVVVLQPDAPQILLSGNAHFVHPALDFEAPDGVPLFPNLQISCSISHQVEAKKDENWHGTVTDTRMSDEIVHNLDGCEISLVGDDLDPEREYLLLDGALLQQRGLELVNTSAYLTITGVESIAVYEEILRQVSYHINHGAALYERKFHLSCTEMNGRYSSNEFTVEMNVLHNMNHAAHPNHILSSQQFVHRGHHLLPELSGHSLASTHSNPMVPSAATVIIVVCVGFLALMVILGILRIHSLHQRGVEQEVPRAAEEGHTSTGGKEGDMFWDDSALTIIVNPMESYQSCQERATESAKGRASESMEDEDDSTDSETPDSPDNNDVDD from the exons ATGGGCGACCCTCGGCCCCGCGTCGCcgtcctcctccctctcctctgcctctgcGCCGCGCTGCCCGGCAGCGCCTCCAACAAAG CAAACAAGCACAAACCCTGGATTGAAGCTGAGTATCAGGGCATCATCATGGAGAATGACAACACAGTCCTGCTCAACCCACCGCTATTTGCACTGGACAAAGATGCTCCACTGCGCTATGCAG GTGAAATCTGTGGCTTCAGGATCCATGGGGCAGGGGTACCTTTTGAAGCTGTGATCCTGGACAAAGCTACAGGTGAGGGGCTGATCCGGGCCAAGGAACTGGTGGATTGTGAAGCACATAAGGAGCATACATTCACCATCCAGGCTTATGACTGTGGAGAGGGACCTGATGGAGCAAATACCAAGAAATCACACAA GGCCACAGTGCATGTCCGAGTAAATGATGTGAATGAGTTTGCTCCCGTCTTTGTGGAAAAGTTGTATCGTGTGGCAGTGACTGAGGGAAAGCTGTATGACCGCATCTTACGTGTGGAGGCTATTGATGGAGACTGCTCACCACAGTACAGCCAAATCTGCTACTACGAGATCCTGACCCCCAATATTCCCTTTCTGATTGACAATGATG GTAACATCGAGAACACAGAGAAGCTGCAGTACAGTGGAGATCGTCTCTACAAATTCACAGTGACAGCCTATGACTGTGGAAAGAAGCGGGCTTCTGATGATGCTCAAGTGGAGATCCAGGTGAAACCCACCTGCAAGCCCAGCTGGCAGG GCTGGAACAAGAGGATTGAGTACATCCCAGGTGCAGGCAGCCTTGCACTCTTCCCCAGCATTCACCTGGAGACCTGCGATGAGCCTCTATGGAACATCCAAGCCACGGTGGAGCTGCAGACAAACCATGTGGCCAAGGGCTGTGACCGGGATAACTACTCCGAGAAGTCACTACGCAAACTCTGTG GTGCTGCTTCAGGAGAGATTGACCTGCTGCCAGTACCTAGCCCCACAGTGAACTGGACCGCACGGCTCTCGGTGCACTACAGCCAGGACAGCAGCCTCATCTACTGGTTCAATGgcagccaggctgcccaggtgcCTGTGGTGAATGGGCCCAATGCCCATGAGAGGCTGAGTGACCACTTCACCCTGTCTGTATGGATGAAGCATGCCGTGGTCCCTGGCAAAGGCAGGCGGGAAGAGGAGACAGTGATCTGCAGCACAGTGCAGAATG AGGATGGCTACTCACATTACTCTCTGGCTGTGCATGGCTGCCGGATTGCTTTCCTCTACTGGCCATTGCTGGAAAGTGCAAGGCCTGTGAAATTTCTCTGGAAGCTTGAGCAG GTCTGCGATGATGAATGGCACCATTATGCCCTTAACCTGGAGTTCCCCACTGTCACGCTCTACGTGGATGGTGTCTCTTATGACCCTGCCCTCATCCATGACAATGGCCTCATTCACCCCCCACGGCAGGAACCCTTGCTCATGATTGGAGCCTGCTGGACTG aggagaaaaacaaagagaaagtcAAAGGAAATGAGAACTCCACTGATGCTGTACAAG GAGATCCTCTGTTGATACACCACTACTTCCATGGTTACTTGGCTGGCTTCACTGTGCGCCCTGGTAGCTTGGAGAGCCGGGAGGTTATTGAATGCCTGTATGCCTGCCGTGAGGGGCTTGATTACAGTGACTTCGACAGTCTTGGCAAAGGGATGAAG GTTCATGTGAACCCCTCTCAGTCCCTGCTTACCTTGGAAGGTGATGATGTGGAAACCTTCAACCATGCAATCCAGCATGTGGCTTACATGAATTCACTGCGCTTTGCTACCCCTGGAGTCCGGCCACTCAGACTCAAGACTACTGTCAA GTGTTTCAGTGAAGAGTCCTGTGTCTCCATTCCTGATGTGGAAGGTTATGTTGTGGTGCTACAGCCTGATGCCCCCCAGATCCTTTTGAGTGGCAATGCCCACTTTGTTCATCCTGCATTAGACTTTGAGGCTCCTGATGGGGTCCCCCTCTTCCCCAACCTCCAGATCTCCTGCTCTATTTCTCACCAGGTGGAGGCCAAGAAGGATGAGAACTGGCATGGTACCG TGACAGACACGCGAATGTCAGATGAGATTGTGCACAACCTTGATGGCTGCGAGATCTCATTGGTAGGAGATGACTTGGACCCAGAGAGGGAGTATCTGCTCCTTGATGGGgcactgctgcagcagcgggGTCTGGAGCTTGTTAACACCTCTGCCTACCTGACTATCACAG GTGTGGAGAGCATTGCAGTTTATGAGGAAATACTACGCCAGGTCTCGTACCACATCAACCATGGCGCTGCTCTTTATGAAAGAAAGTTTCATCTGTCCTGCACTGAGATGAATGGACGCTACTCCAGCAATGAGTTCACTGTTGAG ATGAATGTCCTCCACAACATGAACCATGCTGCTCATCCTAACCACATTCTGAGTTCCCAGCAGTTCGTGCACCGAGGCCATCATTTACTGCCAGAGCTATCTGGGCACAGTTTGGCAAGCACCCATAGCAACCCAA tGGTCCCCAGTGCTGCCACTGTCATCATTGTGGTGTGTGTGGGCTTCCTGGCACTCATGGTGATCCTTGGCATCTTGCGCATCCACTCCTTGCACCAGCGGGGCGTGGAACAAGAGGTCCCTAGGGCTGCTGAAGAGGGGCACACAAGCACTGGAGGCAAAGAGGGCGACATGTTCTGGGATGACTCAGCCCTCACCATCATCGTCAACCCCATGGAg TCCTACCAGAGCTGCCAGGAGAGGGCAACAGAAAGCGCCAAGGGCAGAGCTAGTGAGAGCATGGAGGATGAAGATGACAGCACCGACTCGGAGACACCCGACTCCCCAGACAACAACGATGTGGATGACTGA
- the RBP5 gene encoding retinol-binding protein 5, translated as MPPNLTGYYRFVSQENMDNYLRALDINVVLRKLVCLLKPDKEIIHTGDHMVIRTITSLRDYVMDFDLGVQFEEDLGPVDGRKCQTTVSWEGDQLVCEQLGEKRNRGWRHWLEGDQLHLRMTVEDEVCVQVFQKVK; from the exons ATGCCTCCCAACCTCACCGGTTATTATCGCTTCGTCTCCCAGGAGAACATGGACAATTACCTGCGTGCTTTAG ATATCAATGTGGTCCTGCGAAAACTGGTTTGTCTCTTGAAGCCCGATAAAGAGATCATCCACACGGGAGATCACATGGTCATCCGCACGATCACCTCCTTGCGGGACTATGTTATGGATTTTGACCTGGGAGTCCAGTTTGAAGAAGATCTGGGACCCGTGGATGGACGGAAGTGCCAG acCACTGTCTCCTGGGAGGGCGATCAGCTGGTGTgtgagcagctgggagagaagaggaaCCGTGGCTGGAGGCACTGGCTGGAGGGGGACCAGCTGCATCTG CGCATGACTGTTGAAGATGAGGTCTGTGTCCAGGTGTTCCAGAAAGTGAAGTGA